One genomic segment of Hymenobacter psoromatis includes these proteins:
- the acs gene encoding acetate--CoA ligase: MSAIRTRTLEEYHADYQHSVEDPDAFWAAVAEPFTWHRKWDTVRGGEFSPAGTSTWYAGATLNLTENCLDRHLEQRANKLAIIYEPNDPKVRHLRLTYRELHARVCQFANVLKKNGVGKGDRVVLYMPMIPELAVAVLACARIGAVHGVIFAGFSASAIADRVNDAQATCILTADGLNRGAKQIPVKSVVDEALETCPSVRRVIVVEHTGWPVEMQGGRDAWYHEEVADVDKDCPAEVMAAEDPLFILYTSGSTGKPKGVVHTQAGYMVWADYTFRNVFQIEENDVFWCTADIGWVTGHTYGLYGPLLAGGTTLLFEGVPTYPSPGRFWEVIDKHHVSVFYTAPTAIRSLMAHSVDHVLAYSLHSLRVLGSVGEPINEEAWYWYDQHVGKGRCPIVDTWWQTETGGIMISALAGITLSVPARAGLPLPGVQPVLLNQDGTEIEGNNQEGYLAIKASWPGVIRTTWGDHERARQTYFQPYPGYYFTGDGARRDAQGLYRIVGRVDDVINVSGHRFGTAEIENAINQSDYVVESAVVGYPHDVKGQGIYAYVICRHGLPTTDLETQKAEASIIEAVVAAIGRIAKPDKIQLVSGLPKTRSGKIMRRILRKVAEGETTNLGDVTTLLDPQVVDEILGGRK; this comes from the coding sequence ATGTCCGCCATTCGCACCCGCACCCTGGAAGAGTACCACGCTGATTATCAGCACAGCGTAGAAGACCCCGATGCCTTCTGGGCCGCCGTGGCCGAGCCGTTTACCTGGCATCGGAAGTGGGATACCGTGCGCGGCGGCGAGTTTTCGCCGGCCGGCACCAGCACCTGGTACGCGGGCGCTACCCTCAACCTGACCGAGAACTGCCTGGACCGCCACCTGGAGCAGCGCGCCAACAAGCTGGCCATCATTTACGAGCCCAATGACCCCAAGGTGCGCCACCTGCGCCTCACCTACCGCGAGCTGCACGCGCGGGTGTGCCAGTTTGCCAACGTATTGAAAAAGAACGGGGTGGGCAAGGGCGACCGCGTGGTGCTCTACATGCCCATGATACCCGAGCTAGCCGTAGCCGTGCTGGCCTGCGCCCGCATCGGGGCGGTGCACGGGGTCATATTCGCGGGCTTCTCGGCCTCGGCCATTGCCGACCGCGTGAACGACGCGCAGGCTACCTGCATCCTCACGGCCGATGGCCTGAACCGCGGGGCCAAGCAGATTCCGGTGAAAAGCGTGGTGGACGAGGCCCTCGAAACTTGCCCCAGCGTGCGGCGCGTCATCGTGGTGGAGCACACCGGCTGGCCCGTCGAGATGCAGGGGGGTAGGGATGCGTGGTACCACGAAGAAGTGGCGGACGTGGACAAGGACTGCCCCGCCGAAGTGATGGCGGCCGAAGACCCGCTGTTCATCCTCTACACCAGCGGCAGCACCGGCAAGCCCAAGGGCGTGGTGCACACCCAGGCCGGCTACATGGTGTGGGCCGACTACACCTTCCGCAACGTGTTCCAAATTGAGGAAAACGACGTGTTCTGGTGCACCGCCGACATTGGCTGGGTCACGGGCCACACCTACGGTCTGTACGGCCCGCTGCTGGCCGGCGGCACCACGCTCTTGTTTGAGGGCGTGCCCACCTACCCCTCCCCTGGCCGGTTTTGGGAGGTGATTGACAAGCACCACGTCTCGGTTTTCTACACCGCGCCCACGGCCATTCGCTCGCTTATGGCCCATTCCGTGGACCACGTGCTGGCCTATTCGCTCCACAGCCTGCGGGTGCTGGGCTCGGTGGGCGAGCCGATAAATGAAGAAGCCTGGTACTGGTACGACCAGCACGTGGGTAAGGGCCGCTGCCCCATCGTGGACACCTGGTGGCAGACCGAAACCGGCGGCATCATGATTTCGGCCCTGGCCGGCATCACGCTCAGCGTGCCCGCCCGCGCTGGCTTACCCCTGCCCGGCGTGCAGCCCGTGCTGTTGAATCAGGACGGCACCGAAATCGAGGGCAACAACCAGGAAGGCTACCTGGCCATAAAAGCGAGCTGGCCGGGCGTGATTCGCACTACCTGGGGCGACCACGAGCGCGCCCGCCAGACGTACTTCCAGCCCTACCCCGGCTATTACTTCACCGGCGACGGGGCGCGCCGCGATGCGCAGGGCCTCTATCGCATCGTGGGCCGCGTGGATGACGTGATAAACGTGAGCGGCCACCGCTTCGGTACCGCCGAAATTGAGAACGCCATCAACCAGAGCGACTACGTGGTGGAAAGCGCCGTGGTGGGCTACCCCCACGACGTGAAGGGCCAGGGCATCTACGCCTACGTCATCTGCCGCCATGGCTTGCCCACCACCGACCTGGAAACGCAGAAGGCCGAAGCCAGCATTATCGAGGCCGTGGTAGCCGCCATCGGCCGCATCGCCAAGCCCGATAAGATTCAGCTGGTGAGCGGCTTGCCCAAAACCCGCTCCGGTAAAATCATGCGCCGGATATTGCGCAAGGTGGCCGAGGGCGAAACTACTAACCTCGGTGATGTGACCACGCTGCTCGACCCGCAGGTGGTAGACGAGATTTTGGGGGGTAGGAAGTGA
- a CDS encoding response regulator transcription factor, with protein sequence MKTPHVLLVDDEPTIVMSLEFLMRKNGYQVGIARNGTEALAALDRTAYDLVLLDVMMPDVDGYQVCRQLRQRPDRAATKVIFLSAKSQPADVQKGYDAGADLYMPKPFSTRQLMQKVRELLGR encoded by the coding sequence ATGAAAACTCCGCACGTCTTATTAGTTGATGATGAGCCCACTATCGTCATGTCATTGGAGTTTCTGATGCGTAAGAACGGCTATCAGGTAGGCATTGCGCGCAATGGCACCGAGGCCCTCGCAGCCCTCGACCGCACGGCCTATGACCTGGTGCTGCTCGACGTGATGATGCCCGACGTGGATGGCTACCAGGTGTGCCGCCAGCTGCGCCAGCGCCCCGACCGCGCCGCCACCAAAGTCATCTTTCTCTCGGCCAAAAGCCAGCCCGCCGACGTACAAAAAGGCTACGACGCCGGGGCCGACCTCTACATGCCCAAGCCTTTCAGCACCCGCCAACTCATGCAAAAAGTGCGTGAGCTACTAGGGCGGTAA
- a CDS encoding phytase: MPLIPVFRFSALVALLAATVLSSTQCTPAAQAVETTAAGTNTGPGVVQPVVTTSPVRYDTDDPAIWVNRANPAQSLVVGTDKDSDGGLYVFDLQGKEVPGKTVHGLKRPNNVDIGYGFPLGGRPTDFALVTERETGLLRAFRLPDMMPLDHGNLAVFEGDAAGERLPMGIAIYTRPTDHATFAVVSRKTGPKQGYLAQYQLTDDGQGQFNMTLVRKFGTWSGKKEIESVAVDDELGFIYYSDEGVGVRKYAADPKQGDTELALFARTGFAEDHEGISIYKTGPRTGYLLVSDQGASQFRFFPRQGTAADPNAHPELRVVKVAAHFSDGSDVTNVPLNAQFPHGMFVAMSDNKTFQYYRWEDMLGQLAMGK, from the coding sequence ATGCCCTTAATACCTGTCTTTCGCTTTTCGGCCTTAGTAGCCCTGCTTGCCGCCACGGTCCTGTCAAGTACCCAGTGCACGCCCGCGGCCCAGGCCGTGGAGACGACAGCCGCCGGCACTAATACCGGTCCGGGCGTGGTGCAGCCGGTAGTGACAACCAGCCCCGTGCGCTACGACACCGACGACCCCGCCATCTGGGTGAACCGCGCCAACCCCGCCCAAAGCCTGGTTGTTGGCACCGATAAAGACTCGGATGGCGGGCTCTACGTGTTTGATTTACAAGGCAAAGAGGTGCCGGGTAAAACCGTGCACGGCCTGAAGCGACCCAACAACGTGGACATCGGCTACGGCTTCCCGCTGGGCGGGCGGCCTACCGATTTTGCCCTCGTTACGGAGCGCGAAACGGGCCTGTTGCGCGCCTTTCGCCTGCCCGATATGATGCCCCTCGACCACGGCAACCTGGCCGTATTCGAGGGCGACGCGGCCGGCGAGCGCCTGCCGATGGGCATCGCCATCTACACCCGCCCCACCGACCACGCGACGTTCGCGGTGGTGAGCCGTAAAACCGGCCCCAAACAAGGCTACCTGGCGCAGTATCAACTAACTGACGACGGCCAGGGGCAGTTCAACATGACGCTCGTGCGCAAGTTTGGTACCTGGAGCGGCAAGAAAGAAATTGAGTCCGTAGCCGTGGACGACGAGCTGGGCTTCATCTACTACTCCGATGAGGGGGTAGGGGTGCGCAAGTACGCCGCCGACCCCAAGCAGGGCGATACCGAGCTGGCGCTATTTGCCCGCACCGGCTTCGCCGAGGACCACGAGGGCATCTCCATCTACAAAACCGGCCCCCGCACCGGCTACCTGCTGGTATCGGACCAAGGCGCGAGCCAGTTTCGCTTTTTCCCGCGCCAAGGCACCGCTGCCGACCCCAACGCTCACCCCGAACTGCGCGTGGTAAAAGTAGCCGCCCACTTCAGCGACGGCTCCGACGTGACCAACGTGCCGCTCAACGCGCAGTTTCCCCACGGTATGTTCGTGGCCATGTCGGATAACAAAACCTTTCAGTATTACCGCTGGGAAGACATGCTGGGGCAGTTGGCAATGGGTAAGTAA
- a CDS encoding NifU family protein, translating to MDSVLTRVEAALDSLRPYLATDGGNVRVAEITDAGVLKLEWEGACGACPMSPMTRAGLEDSVRKAVPEITAVEAR from the coding sequence ATGGATTCTGTTCTAACCCGCGTGGAAGCTGCCCTTGACTCGCTGCGGCCCTACCTGGCTACCGATGGCGGCAACGTGCGCGTGGCCGAAATCACCGATGCCGGCGTGCTGAAGCTGGAGTGGGAAGGCGCCTGCGGGGCCTGCCCCATGTCGCCGATGACGCGCGCCGGCCTCGAGGACTCGGTGCGCAAGGCCGTGCCCGAAATCACGGCCGTGGAGGCGCGCTAG
- the fahA gene encoding fumarylacetoacetase, whose product MPTSPANDPTLRSWIDIRPGDDFPIQNLPFGVMDVPAWGPRLAVAIGGYALDLYACAQLGYFEAIGNDVPELGAALPKVFRRRSLNAFLRLGPAAWRAVRECVSELLRHDNPALRDNELAMRTCLLRQRDVTLLRPVKPTNYVDFYSSLEHATNVGAMFRPDNPLLPNWRHLPIAYHGRANSIVVSGTDVRRPQGQYRPAGQETPVFGPTQQLDFELETAFVVGQGTQQGGTVPIAEAESHIFGLVLFNDWSARDIQSWEYQPLGPFLGKNFASSVSPWVVTLDALEPFRVAGPAQDPTPLPYLQAEGAHHFNIELEVLVQPAGATAAPLVISCTNMRHLYWSMAQQLAHHASNGCPLEAGDLYASGTISGPTPGSLGSLLELTRRGTAPLNLPDGLQLGFLRDGDTIILRGFAEREGLRIGLGEVSGTVVGNG is encoded by the coding sequence ATGCCTACTTCGCCTGCCAACGACCCTACCCTGCGCTCCTGGATTGACATTCGCCCCGGCGACGATTTTCCGATTCAGAACCTGCCCTTTGGCGTGATGGACGTGCCCGCGTGGGGCCCGCGCCTGGCGGTGGCCATCGGCGGCTATGCCCTCGATTTGTATGCCTGCGCGCAGCTGGGCTATTTTGAGGCCATTGGCAACGACGTACCCGAGCTGGGCGCGGCATTGCCCAAGGTGTTTCGGCGGCGCTCGCTGAATGCGTTTTTGCGGCTGGGGCCGGCCGCGTGGCGGGCCGTGCGCGAGTGCGTGAGTGAGCTGCTGCGCCACGACAACCCCGCCCTGCGCGACAACGAGCTGGCCATGCGCACCTGCCTGCTGCGCCAGCGTGACGTGACCCTCCTGCGCCCGGTGAAGCCCACTAACTACGTCGATTTTTACAGCAGCCTGGAGCACGCTACCAACGTGGGCGCTATGTTCCGGCCCGATAACCCACTGCTGCCCAACTGGCGGCACCTGCCCATTGCCTACCACGGCCGGGCCAATTCCATCGTAGTGAGCGGCACCGACGTGCGCCGGCCCCAGGGCCAGTACCGCCCTGCCGGGCAGGAAACACCGGTTTTCGGCCCCACCCAGCAGCTTGATTTTGAGCTGGAAACGGCTTTTGTCGTGGGCCAGGGCACGCAACAGGGCGGCACGGTGCCCATTGCTGAAGCCGAGAGCCATATTTTCGGCCTCGTGCTGTTTAATGATTGGAGCGCCCGCGACATTCAGAGCTGGGAGTACCAGCCGCTGGGGCCATTTTTGGGCAAGAATTTCGCCAGCAGCGTGTCGCCCTGGGTGGTCACGCTCGATGCGCTGGAGCCCTTTCGGGTGGCCGGCCCCGCGCAGGACCCTACCCCCCTTCCCTACCTGCAAGCCGAGGGCGCGCACCATTTCAATATTGAGTTGGAGGTGCTGGTGCAGCCGGCCGGGGCCACGGCCGCCCCGCTGGTCATCAGCTGCACCAATATGCGGCATTTATACTGGAGCATGGCCCAGCAGCTGGCCCACCACGCCAGCAACGGCTGCCCACTAGAGGCCGGCGACCTCTACGCCTCGGGCACCATCAGCGGCCCTACTCCCGGTTCGCTTGGCTCGCTGCTGGAGCTGACGCGGCGCGGCACCGCGCCGCTGAACCTACCGGACGGCCTGCAGCTGGGTTTCCTGCGCGACGGCGATACGATTATCCTGCGCGGCTTCGCCGAGCGGGAGGGCCTGCGCATCGGGCTGGGCGAAGTCAGCGGGACGGTGGTAGGCAATGGGTAA
- a CDS encoding sensor histidine kinase produces the protein MNKFLVLFFSFGYLALLFGVAYAAERRSAARKSLVANPYVYALSMAVYCTAWAYYGSVGRAAHQGLSFVGIYLGPALLAPAWWLVLRKIIRVCRQQRLSSIADFISARYGKSTALGALVTVVCVLGVVPYIALQIKAIANSYVVLTAGPGGVGSAAGRASGPALFAAGTLAVFTILFGVRSVEATERHEGIVLAVALESLVKLLAFLLVGLFVTFGLFGGFADVFDQAAAVPALRQLFTLKGAGTSSTEWLTLLVLSMAAVLLLPRQFQVAVVENTNEDHLRKAMWLFPLYLLLINLLVLPIAFGGMLKLGGRFDADTFVLALPLAAGHPWLALLTYVGGLSAASSMIIVETIALSVMLSNHLLMPWLVRVPATRPAAQRRWFAYLSRIALQSRRLAVVAVLALAYGYYAVVGRQLPLVNTGLVSFAAVAQLLPVMLGGLYWKGGTRRGATLGLLAGFGVWLFTLVLPTLVGPGRLPASLLTGGVGGVAWLRPGALFGLEGFDSLSHSLFWSWFFNIGGYVGLSLAVPPTPLELRQADVFVDVFRRRSLAEEVTSWPGRAPLPDVHALLLGFLGKKRTNQALRAFAERFPDAFAVNKYQSSSIKYQSDATSLLSQNQEPELRTPEPADPRLLLYAEKLLAGTLGPASARLLLASVVGAEEVSYDRVVGILKESQQLLEANRELQKQRRQLQRLTDELRQAYDQLQVLDMQKDEFLCTVTHELRTPLTSIRALAEILADNPDLEPEEQQRFHHTIGREAERLTRLITLVLDLEKYESGQATLYRVPLALADVAREATEAVAQLARERGIVLRLDVPASLPPLPADHDRLMQVLINLLSNAVKACPADGTGRIAVLAWPAADALLLCVEDNGHGIALPEQHLIFDKFFQAPNQTMRKPAGTGLGLAISKKIVELHHGRLWVESAPGQGARFFVELPGS, from the coding sequence TTGAATAAGTTTCTGGTCTTATTTTTTTCCTTCGGCTACCTGGCCCTGCTTTTCGGCGTAGCATACGCGGCCGAGCGCCGGTCGGCGGCGCGCAAGAGCCTGGTAGCCAACCCCTACGTATACGCGCTGAGCATGGCCGTGTACTGCACGGCCTGGGCCTACTACGGCTCGGTGGGGCGAGCGGCACACCAGGGGCTCAGCTTCGTGGGCATTTACCTGGGGCCGGCGCTGCTGGCCCCGGCGTGGTGGCTGGTGCTGCGCAAAATTATCCGGGTGTGTCGGCAGCAGCGGCTCAGCTCTATCGCCGACTTTATTTCGGCCCGCTACGGCAAGAGCACGGCGCTGGGCGCGCTGGTTACGGTGGTGTGCGTACTGGGCGTGGTGCCCTACATCGCGCTGCAAATCAAGGCTATTGCCAACTCCTACGTGGTGCTGACGGCCGGGCCGGGGGGGGTAGGGAGCGCGGCCGGCCGGGCCAGCGGGCCGGCGCTGTTTGCGGCCGGCACGCTGGCGGTGTTTACCATCTTGTTTGGGGTGCGCTCGGTAGAGGCCACCGAGCGGCACGAGGGCATCGTGCTGGCCGTGGCCCTGGAGAGCCTGGTGAAGCTGCTGGCCTTCTTGCTGGTGGGCTTGTTCGTGACGTTCGGGCTGTTTGGCGGCTTCGCCGACGTGTTTGACCAGGCGGCGGCGGTGCCGGCGCTGCGCCAGCTTTTCACCCTGAAAGGGGCCGGCACGAGCAGCACCGAATGGCTCACGCTGCTGGTACTCAGCATGGCGGCGGTGCTGCTGCTGCCGCGCCAGTTTCAGGTGGCCGTGGTAGAAAATACCAACGAGGACCACCTGCGCAAAGCCATGTGGCTGTTTCCGCTCTACCTGCTCCTTATCAACCTGCTCGTGCTGCCCATTGCCTTCGGCGGGATGCTGAAGCTGGGCGGGCGCTTCGATGCCGATACGTTTGTGCTGGCGCTGCCGCTGGCGGCGGGGCACCCGTGGCTGGCGCTGCTCACCTACGTGGGGGGCTTGTCGGCGGCCAGCAGCATGATTATCGTCGAAACCATTGCCCTGAGCGTGATGCTTAGCAACCACCTGCTCATGCCCTGGCTGGTGCGGGTGCCGGCCACCCGGCCCGCGGCGCAGCGGCGCTGGTTTGCCTACCTCAGCCGCATTGCCCTCCAGAGCCGGCGGCTGGCGGTGGTGGCGGTGCTGGCCCTGGCCTATGGCTACTACGCCGTGGTGGGCCGGCAGCTGCCGCTGGTGAATACCGGGCTGGTGTCGTTTGCGGCGGTGGCGCAGCTGCTGCCCGTGATGCTGGGCGGCCTCTACTGGAAGGGCGGCACCCGGCGCGGGGCCACGCTGGGGCTGCTGGCGGGCTTTGGGGTGTGGCTTTTTACGCTGGTGCTGCCTACGCTGGTGGGGCCGGGCCGCCTGCCAGCGTCGCTGCTCACGGGGGGGGTAGGGGGCGTGGCCTGGCTGCGGCCGGGCGCGCTGTTCGGGCTCGAAGGGTTCGACTCACTCTCGCACAGCTTATTCTGGAGCTGGTTTTTCAATATTGGCGGCTACGTGGGGCTGTCGCTGGCCGTGCCGCCTACCCCCCTTGAGCTGCGCCAGGCCGATGTGTTCGTGGATGTGTTTCGCCGCCGCAGCCTGGCCGAGGAAGTAACCAGCTGGCCGGGCCGCGCGCCGCTGCCCGATGTGCACGCCCTGCTGCTGGGCTTCCTGGGTAAAAAGCGCACCAACCAGGCCCTGCGCGCCTTCGCCGAGCGCTTCCCCGACGCCTTCGCAGTTAACAAGTATCAGTCATCAAGTATCAAGTATCAGTCAGACGCTACCAGCCTTTTAAGCCAAAACCAGGAACCAGAACTCCGAACCCCCGAACCTGCCGACCCGCGCCTGCTGCTCTACGCCGAAAAGCTGCTGGCCGGCACCCTTGGACCGGCTTCGGCCCGCCTGCTGCTGGCTTCGGTGGTGGGGGCGGAGGAGGTGAGCTACGACCGGGTGGTGGGTATTCTGAAGGAAAGTCAGCAGCTGCTGGAGGCCAACCGCGAGCTGCAAAAGCAGCGCCGCCAGCTGCAGCGCCTCACCGATGAGCTGCGCCAGGCCTACGACCAGCTTCAGGTGCTGGATATGCAGAAGGATGAGTTCCTCTGCACTGTCACGCACGAGCTGCGCACGCCGCTCACCAGCATCCGGGCGCTGGCCGAAATCCTGGCCGATAATCCGGATTTAGAACCAGAGGAGCAGCAGCGCTTTCACCACACCATTGGCCGCGAGGCCGAGCGCCTTACCCGCCTTATTACCTTGGTTTTAGACCTCGAAAAGTACGAGAGCGGCCAGGCGACCCTCTACCGTGTGCCGCTGGCCCTGGCCGACGTGGCCCGCGAAGCTACTGAGGCCGTGGCGCAGCTGGCCCGCGAGCGCGGCATCGTGCTGCGGCTCGACGTGCCGGCCTCCCTACCCCCCCTGCCCGCCGACCACGACCGCCTCATGCAGGTGCTCATCAACCTGCTCTCGAATGCCGTGAAGGCCTGCCCGGCCGATGGCACCGGCCGCATTGCGGTACTGGCCTGGCCCGCCGCCGACGCCCTGCTGCTGTGCGTGGAAGACAACGGCCACGGCATTGCGCTGCCCGAGCAGCACCTCATTTTTGACAAGTTTTTTCAGGCCCCCAACCAGACCATGCGCAAGCCCGCCGGCACGGGTTTGGGGCTGGCTATCAGTAAGAAAATCGTGGAGCTGCACCACGGCCGCCTCTGGGTAGAAAGCGCGCCCGGCCAGGGCGCGCGCTTTTTCGTGGAGCTGCCGGGTTCTTAA
- a CDS encoding TonB-dependent receptor has translation MSGPFLPLRLLVCALVLPLASWAGTIKGRVTDARTGEPLVGAVVFLQGTSYNGQVQLDGTFVLRNVPTGEYELVSQYISYEAKNQHVSLTATQPDQVLNLRLSDKNNALDEVTVQGRRDPEGEVSAQRIEQVAPSIVNVVSAQAIQVSPDIQVANVLQRVSGVTLERSTNGDGRYALVRGMDKRYNYTLVNGIKIPSPDPYNRYVPLDIFPADLLQRLEVTKALTPNMEGDAIGGVVNMVMKDAPAERTLSGQLGTGYGQLFADRSFLGFDRGAINKKSPGARNGPDYQAPISDFPWPSFTHKSPAPNLLGNLTFGSRYGKEQRLGVLVAGSYQAQTRGSNGYFYETGITQNNDPALRTLHVQEYSTQQQRLGLNAKLDYRLDSRNTLRFYGVYLQLEEAQARAETDTTYKGTARPDVDRLLRARYQRQGIANTTLQGEHQLTSRLSASWSLVYSRATNNVPDVSEQDIKLTASGDYYQNATHTWLDNTDQDKAAYLNLKYLLAEGLEVSAGGLYRDKDRANHYLAYQLRPSGQPATDEGNINSEPYTVFNPLGIYVGNNNYTATEKVTATYGQARLVRGPWEVLGGVRTEYTNQQYITSLPLTEAANRGGQKYLDVLPSLHLRYALDGRQNLRASYFSSISRPSFFELTPHNNSGSVSESNIYAEAGNPYLLHTQARNLDLRYEFFGAGRDQVMVGAFYKNIKNPIEYGLVTLPNTTVTVYQPINPSTGAATNFGFEWVGVKFFGPFGLSTNYTFTSSSITTNKGRSATAEDPRVLVAQKRPLQGQSKHVANASLLYNDPHTGIEVQLAYVYTGARIIQVGQFLGLDYWQRAQSQLDFSAEKRLNKSDKRFQLTAYVKVQNLLNTPYQVDIRAPGAPALPGAPAVASYPFQDRADRVSVVNQTYRAYYLAGLRFRL, from the coding sequence ATGAGTGGCCCCTTTTTACCCCTACGACTACTGGTTTGCGCGCTGGTTTTGCCGCTGGCGAGCTGGGCGGGCACCATTAAGGGCCGCGTGACTGATGCCCGCACGGGTGAGCCGCTGGTGGGCGCGGTGGTGTTTTTGCAAGGCACCAGCTACAACGGGCAGGTGCAGCTCGACGGCACGTTTGTGCTGCGCAACGTGCCCACCGGCGAGTACGAGCTGGTGAGCCAGTACATTAGCTACGAGGCAAAAAACCAGCACGTTAGTCTTACCGCCACCCAGCCCGACCAGGTGCTGAACCTGCGGCTGAGCGACAAAAACAACGCCCTCGACGAAGTAACCGTGCAGGGCCGCCGCGACCCCGAGGGCGAGGTATCGGCCCAGCGCATTGAGCAGGTGGCGCCCAGCATCGTCAACGTGGTGTCGGCCCAGGCCATCCAGGTATCGCCCGATATCCAGGTGGCCAACGTGCTGCAGCGGGTGTCGGGCGTGACGCTGGAGCGCAGCACCAACGGCGACGGCCGCTACGCCCTGGTGCGGGGCATGGACAAGCGCTACAACTACACGCTGGTCAACGGCATCAAAATACCCAGCCCCGACCCCTACAATCGCTACGTGCCGCTCGACATCTTCCCGGCCGACCTGCTGCAGCGCCTCGAAGTGACTAAAGCCCTGACGCCCAACATGGAAGGCGACGCCATTGGCGGGGTAGTGAATATGGTGATGAAGGACGCGCCCGCCGAGCGCACCCTCAGCGGCCAGCTCGGCACGGGCTACGGCCAGCTGTTTGCGGACCGCTCGTTCCTGGGTTTCGACCGGGGTGCTATCAATAAAAAGTCGCCGGGCGCACGCAATGGCCCCGATTACCAGGCTCCGATTAGCGACTTTCCCTGGCCCAGCTTCACGCACAAAAGTCCGGCTCCCAACCTGCTGGGTAACCTGACTTTTGGTAGTCGCTACGGTAAGGAGCAGCGCCTGGGCGTGCTGGTGGCCGGCTCGTACCAGGCCCAGACCCGCGGCTCGAACGGCTACTTCTACGAAACGGGTATCACTCAGAATAACGACCCGGCCCTGCGCACGCTGCACGTGCAGGAATATTCGACCCAGCAGCAGCGCCTGGGCCTCAATGCCAAACTCGACTACCGCCTCGATTCGCGCAATACGCTGCGCTTCTACGGCGTGTATTTGCAGCTGGAAGAAGCCCAGGCCCGCGCCGAAACTGATACTACCTACAAGGGCACCGCCCGCCCCGACGTGGACCGCCTGCTGCGCGCCCGCTACCAGCGCCAGGGCATCGCCAACACCACCTTGCAGGGCGAGCACCAGCTCACGAGCCGCCTCTCGGCCAGCTGGTCCTTGGTGTATTCGCGGGCTACTAACAACGTGCCCGACGTGAGCGAGCAGGACATCAAGCTCACCGCCTCGGGTGATTATTACCAGAACGCGACCCACACTTGGCTCGATAATACCGACCAGGACAAAGCCGCCTACCTCAACCTGAAGTACCTGCTGGCCGAGGGCCTGGAAGTGAGCGCCGGCGGCCTCTACCGCGATAAGGACCGCGCTAACCACTACCTCGCTTACCAGCTGCGCCCCTCGGGCCAACCCGCTACGGATGAGGGTAATATCAACTCGGAGCCCTACACGGTGTTCAACCCGCTGGGTATTTACGTGGGGAATAACAACTACACGGCCACCGAGAAAGTGACCGCCACCTACGGCCAGGCACGGCTGGTGCGCGGCCCCTGGGAGGTGCTGGGCGGCGTGCGCACCGAGTATACCAACCAGCAGTATATCACGAGTCTACCCCTCACCGAAGCGGCCAACCGCGGCGGCCAGAAGTACCTCGACGTGCTGCCCAGCCTGCACCTGCGCTACGCCCTCGACGGCCGCCAGAACCTGCGGGCCTCGTACTTTTCCAGCATCAGCCGGCCCAGCTTTTTTGAGCTGACGCCCCACAACAACTCGGGTAGCGTGAGCGAGAGCAACATCTACGCCGAGGCCGGCAACCCCTACCTGCTGCACACCCAGGCCCGGAACCTCGACTTGCGCTACGAGTTTTTCGGGGCCGGCCGCGACCAGGTGATGGTGGGCGCGTTCTATAAAAACATCAAAAACCCGATTGAGTACGGCCTCGTCACGCTGCCCAACACCACCGTGACGGTGTACCAGCCCATCAACCCGAGCACGGGCGCGGCCACCAACTTCGGCTTCGAGTGGGTCGGGGTGAAGTTCTTCGGGCCGTTCGGCTTGTCCACCAACTATACCTTCACCTCGTCCAGCATCACCACCAACAAGGGCCGCAGCGCTACCGCCGAAGACCCCCGCGTACTCGTGGCCCAGAAGCGCCCCCTGCAAGGCCAGTCGAAGCACGTCGCCAACGCCTCACTGCTCTACAACGACCCGCACACGGGCATTGAGGTGCAGCTCGCCTACGTCTACACCGGGGCGCGCATCATCCAGGTGGGCCAGTTCCTGGGCCTCGATTACTGGCAGCGGGCGCAGTCGCAGCTCGACTTTTCGGCCGAAAAGCGCCTCAACAAGTCTGATAAGCGCTTCCAGCTCACGGCCTACGTGAAGGTGCAGAACCTGCTCAATACGCCCTACCAGGTGGATATTCGGGCCCCCGGCGCGCCGGCCCTGCCCGGTGCCCCCGCCGTGGCCAGCTACCCCTTTCAGGACCGCGCCGACCGCGTGAGCGTCGTCAACCAAACCTACCGGGCCTACTACCTGGCGGGCCTGCGCTTCCGGTTGTAG